A genomic segment from Biomphalaria glabrata chromosome 16, xgBioGlab47.1, whole genome shotgun sequence encodes:
- the LOC106079454 gene encoding uncharacterized protein LOC106079454 isoform X2, whose protein sequence is MEIGKLLKYTLIAAILIVIAFILIVVGVASPGWVYFNSINSGIKLQDYDHSSARQAAYALCVISTLGAATALTAVSIDVLLQLLNKMNETTTKILPLVTLIAANVGGGFGIIGSIIHVAWYASKFSNTSSISTVYYSLSYGYIPGYSFFLTIIGSIILIAGGGLAKKASKGGHIGGV, encoded by the exons ATGGAAATTGGAAAGCTGCTGAAATATACCCTAATTGCCGCCATTCTGATTGTGATAGCGTTTATACTTATTGTGGTTGGAGTTGCGTCACCTGGATGGGTTTATTTTAATAGCATCAATTCTGGAATTAAACTTCAAGATTATGACC ACTCATCAGCTAGGCAAGCAGCCTACGCACTCTGTGTCATCTCGACACTCGGGGCGGCTACGGCCCTGACAGCCGTGTCGATTGATGTTTTGTTACAACTCCTAAACAAAATGAACGAGACTACGACCAAAATTTTACCTTTGGTGACCCTGATAGCTGCCAATGTTGGCG gaGGCTTTGGAATCATTGGTTCTATTATACATGTGGCGTGGTATGCAAGTAAATTTAGCAACACTAGTTCGATTTCGACAGTATACTACAGCCTAAGCTACGGCTACATCCCAGGTTACTCATTCTTCTTGACCATCATCGGCTCTATCATACTCATTGCTGGTGGAGGTTTGGCCAAGAAAGCTAGCAAAGGTGGACACATTGGTGGGGTCTAA
- the LOC106079454 gene encoding uncharacterized protein LOC106079454 isoform X1: MEIGKLLKYTLIAAILIVIAFILIVVGVASPGWVYFNSINSGIKLQDYDLAYSNYNGKDTSDSSARQAAYALCVISTLGAATALTAVSIDVLLQLLNKMNETTTKILPLVTLIAANVGGGFGIIGSIIHVAWYASKFSNTSSISTVYYSLSYGYIPGYSFFLTIIGSIILIAGGGLAKKASKGGHIGGV; this comes from the exons ATGGAAATTGGAAAGCTGCTGAAATATACCCTAATTGCCGCCATTCTGATTGTGATAGCGTTTATACTTATTGTGGTTGGAGTTGCGTCACCTGGATGGGTTTATTTTAATAGCATCAATTCTGGAATTAAACTTCAAGATTATGACC ttGCCTATTCAAATTACAATGGCAAAGACACATCAGACTCATCAGCTAGGCAAGCAGCCTACGCACTCTGTGTCATCTCGACACTCGGGGCGGCTACGGCCCTGACAGCCGTGTCGATTGATGTTTTGTTACAACTCCTAAACAAAATGAACGAGACTACGACCAAAATTTTACCTTTGGTGACCCTGATAGCTGCCAATGTTGGCG gaGGCTTTGGAATCATTGGTTCTATTATACATGTGGCGTGGTATGCAAGTAAATTTAGCAACACTAGTTCGATTTCGACAGTATACTACAGCCTAAGCTACGGCTACATCCCAGGTTACTCATTCTTCTTGACCATCATCGGCTCTATCATACTCATTGCTGGTGGAGGTTTGGCCAAGAAAGCTAGCAAAGGTGGACACATTGGTGGGGTCTAA
- the LOC106075683 gene encoding uncharacterized protein LOC106075683 has translation MAKVGKPFKLTVAALADIFVAFLFIVIGVGSKGWFTLPSKFGTDTWTGLSDTSSEPKGQAAYALCVISTLAASTALTAIAIDLITQLLKKKSEKLAKIITLVTLIAAIVGGNFGIIGSIIHAAWLGAFYSDSTISYTPGVSYYLTVIGSLALIIGGGLARRARNGTRIGENSQEIDNEN, from the exons ATGGCGAAAGTAGGCAAACCATTTAAACTAACAGTTGCCGCCCTTGCAGACATCTTTGTGGCATTTCTGTTTATTGTGATTGGTGTTGGCTCTAAGGGCTGGTTCACCCTCCCAAGTAAGTTTGGTACAGATACATGGACAGGACTTTCTGATACTTCTT CGGAACCAAAAGGTCAAGCTGCCTACGCTTTGTGTGTGATCTCAACGCTGGCTGCGTCCACAGCGCTGACCGCAATAGCCATAGATCTAATAACACAGCTGTTGAAGAAAAAGTCCGAAAAACTCGCCAAGATCATCACTTTAGTCACGCTTATAGCGGCCATTGTTGGGG gaaattttGGCATCATTGGCTCGATCATTCATGCAGCATGGTTAGGAGCGTTCTATTCTGACTCGACCATCTCATATACCCCAGGTGTTTCTTACTATCTGACAGTGATCGGCTCTCTGGCGCTCATCATAGGTGGAGGACTAGCTCGTAGAGCCAGGAATGGAACCAGAATAGGCGAGAATAGCCAGGAAATCGACAATGAAAATTAA
- the LOC106078766 gene encoding uncharacterized protein LOC106078766, producing the protein MYTSRTLDTVLLLIVLWTFLRADLITNIEPAEFQIGLTRSLKVECLYRRDKNSTLTFLMSLSLYFSPSTKEPEYTDLVTINSFDSRVYGNVANSSDTEIFGSINNTAESMLRIVWKYPQENRVGVYRCEANGINPLGKPASTFSTSLASGSFPRNEQVVDAFKKLTDLVEQLQADLKSTNQNVVNMDKTLEKQSEDITLFQNKVYTFNSKTLSALKYAIFYPSHLIDGRRYWLTNREYFFKVTEAESFCEFFGGYLAEIDSDRELNIIYDYIRNNTLFNIVYVGGTDEEQEGVWKYKHSNTRVKYLDWNGGEPNGGRGENCLAYLLNGKLIDNSCSFYPYDKVGFLCEIPE; encoded by the exons ATGTACACATCACGTACACTAGACACTGTTTTGCTTTTAATAGTGCTTTGGACATTCCTTAGAGCGG atttaATAACTAATATAGAACCTGCAGAATTCCAAATAGGGCTGACCAGAAGTCTTAAAGTCGAATGCCTTTACAGGCGTGACAAAAATTCGACCCTGACCTTTCTGATGTCTCTGTCcttatacttttccccaagtaCCAAAGAACCTGAGTACACAGATCTAGTCACCATCAACAGCTTCGACTCTCGTGTCTACGGAAATGTAGCAAATAGTTCAGATACGGAAATCTTTGGCTCTATAAATAACACAGCGGAATCAATGCTGCGCATTGTTTGGAAATACCCGCAAGAGAACAGAGTTGGTGTGTACAGGTGCGAAGCGAATGGAATAAATCCATTGGGCAAACCCGCTTCTACCTTCAGCACTTCTTTGGCGTCTGGTTCGTTTCCTAGAAATGAACAGGTGGtagatgcatttaaaaaactaacAGATCTCGTGGAGCAGCTCCAGGCGGACTTAAAATCAACCAATCAAAACGTCGTCAATATGGATAAAACACTCGAAAAGCAGAGTGAGGATATAACTCTCTTTCAGAATAAAGTATACACTTTTAACAGCAAGACTTTGTCGGCTTTAAAGTACGCAATTTTTTATCCTTCCCATCTCATCGACGGTCGTCGCTACTGGCTAACAAACAGAGAGTACTTCTTCAAGGTGACGGAGGCTGAGTCTTTCTGTGAGTTTTTTGGTGGGTATCTAGCAGAAATTGATTCCGACAGAGAGTTGAACATAATTTATGATTATATTAGGAACAATACTttatttaatattgtttatGTTGGTGGGACAGACGAAGAGCAGGAGGGGGTATGGAAGTACAAACACAGTAACACCAGAGTCAAATATTTAGACTGGAACGGTGGTGAACCAAATGGAGGTCGAGGTGAAAACTGTCTGGCTTATCTTCTAAATGGTAAATTAATTGATAACTCGTGCTCTTTCTATCCGTATGACAAAGTAGGTTTTCTATGTGAAATACCAGAATAA
- the LOC106078769 gene encoding uncharacterized protein LOC106078769, producing MNEEEFDDIAEFKKTQAHNENVNSRRIGLCCFLFSLAFVLLVVGDVYPFWTLHQGRNYHYDQYASYGGNSDFSKLVGYVTIVSLVLGAASILVSLVMVFGSFYPDIREYQHIAFRINVAIAALGGVHALHACVIFLVDVYAMSPSIPHNTVPGWSFYLVFASGLVELIGGWLCSTLEYHFTEMVEHVDHVDIFQNH from the exons ATGAACGAAGAAGAGTTTGATGACATTGCAGAATTCAAGAAGACTCAAGCCCACAATGAAAACGTCAATTCACGTCGCATAGGACTCTGTTGTTTCCTGTTTAGTCTTGCTTTTGTCCTGCTGGTGGTCGGAGATGTTTACCCGTTTTGGACTTTACATCAGGGACGGAACTATCATTACGACCAGTACGCTTCTTACGGAGGCAATTCAG ACTTTTCCAAACTTGTTGGCTACGTCACGATTGTGTCCCTTGTCCTTGGAGCTGCCAGCATACTCGTCAGCCTCGTCATGGTGTTTGGATCTTTCTACCCAGACATCAGAGAGTACCAGCACATTGCCTTCAGGATCAACGTAGCTATCGCTGCATTGGGAG GTGTTCACGCCCTACATGCGTGTGTCATATTTTTGGTAGACGTCTACGCCATGAGTCCCAGCATACCACACAACACAGTGCCCGGTTGGTCATTCTATCTCGTATTCGCCAGCGGCCTCGTGGAGCTCATCGGCGGCTGGCTTTGCAGCACCCTGGAGTACCACTTCACCGAGATGGTGGAACATGTGGACCACGTGGACATCTTTCAGAATCACTGA